The genomic region caaaTGGAAACtacatgtttgatgtatttgctaccattccacttattcctCTCCAGCCATtgccacaagcccgtcctccccaattaaggtgcaacTAACCCACAGTGTACTACATactgtttataatgtactgtttaGTAAAAACTAATGCAGTAAGCAAAAAATATCATCATACTTGGTTCATCCTCCTGAGAATGGTTCATCTAATGCACTATTGCGTTGATTCCAGCCATGCGTTCATTTTGGTACAGTGCATCGCCTCAGCTGTTGTCAGACACACGTGGGTCTCGAAAAGACGATTCTCTTCCTTAATTGTGTGCAGCAAATTCTAATAGATCAAAAGCCTAAATTAATATGACATCCTGTCATTTAAAGCATACAACATTTCTAAATTTCACATACTATATAACTACATTTTTTCACATACCCAAAATGTCTACTATTTACAACACAAGTACAGGTATTGAGACACGGCCAAGCACTTTTTTAACTCAAATGCAATTTtaagcactaaccctaacctttatcttcacactaaccctagcttcatgtgcacaccccggttcaaccctaaccccaaacctaTCCCTAGCCTCAAACCAAAGCCTACCCCTAGCCTCAAACCTAAAACTTAGCCACAATCCCTTACCTGTAACCCGAACCCTTTCCCTTGATAAAGGACCAATAAGCTAATATGGtgtggtctctctcctctgtagggAACGTGTTTGTGGTGAGCCTGGCCTTTGCTGACCTCGTGGTGGCCTTCTACCCCTACCCTTTGGTGCTCTACGCCATCTTCCATGACGGCTGGTCGCTGGGAGAGACACAGTGCAAAGTGActaagacctgtctgtctgtctgtgtgcctgcctgcctgcctgcctgcctgcctgtctgtctgtctgtctgtctgtctgtctgtctgtctgtctgtctgcctttctaGCCCTGTTTAGACCTGGTTCTAACATGTTATTTGTCTTGATTTTgaccacattctgattgtgcccacatttgtATACTGGTGTAGATGATTAAAATACAGATTGTCATTTGACTATGATTAGATCTTCCTGACCACCTCGGGAGGTAGTCAGGCACTCATTGTGTCTGGATATCTTACATATATAGATAGACGAAGCTGGACAATGAAACCATTTAAATCATAATAATCCTGCCTTCTGAAATCATTTACAGGTGGCACCATTGACTTATGGCATCCATATggcttaaaataaataaatattattttgaaagaataACTGTCAAATAATTTGCATACAGGGAGGGACGAGGAAATATGGTCACAATGCGGAGATATATTTCTGAAAATGTGGGCAAattcagaatgtggacaagatcacgACAAAGGCTGAATGTTAGAACCAAGTATAAACAGGGCTTCtgttttcgctctctctttctaggTCAGTGGTTTCCTGATGGGCCTGAGCGTCATTGGCTCCATCTTCAACATCACCGGCATTGCCATCAACCGCTACTGTTACATCTGCCACAGCTTTGCCTACGACAGGCTGTACAGCTACCGCAATACCCTCTTACTGGTGGGGCTCATCTGGCTTCTCACCATCCTGGCCATCATACCAAACTTCTTCGTAGGGTCGCTCCAGTACGACCCCAGGGTGTATTCGTGTACCTTTGCCCAGGCCGTCAGTACATCGTACACCATCACTGTGGTGGTGATTCATTTCTTTGTGCCCATCGCCGTGGTTACCTTCTGCTACCTGAGGATCTGGATCCTGGTCATCCAGGTGAGGAGGAAGGTGAAGTCAGAGGTGAAGCCCCGCCTCAAACCCAGCGACATGCGCAACTTCATCACCATGTTCGTGGTGTTCGTG from Oncorhynchus keta strain PuntledgeMale-10-30-2019 chromosome 18, Oket_V2, whole genome shotgun sequence harbors:
- the LOC118397592 gene encoding melatonin receptor type 1B-B-like gives rise to the protein MPENVSFSRNRTELEARPGARPAWAITVLASVLIFTTVVDVLGNLLVIISVLRNRKLRNAGNVFVVSLAFADLVVAFYPYPLVLYAIFHDGWSLGETQCKVSGFLMGLSVIGSIFNITGIAINRYCYICHSFAYDRLYSYRNTLLLVGLIWLLTILAIIPNFFVGSLQYDPRVYSCTFAQAVSTSYTITVVVIHFFVPIAVVTFCYLRIWILVIQVRRKVKSEVKPRLKPSDMRNFITMFVVFVLFAICWAPLNFIGLAVAIDPETVAPRIPEWLFVVSYFMAYFNSCLNAIIYGLLNQNFRKEYKRIIMSMWMPGLFFQEASQGGTEGMRSKPSPRLGLNNNDHVKGEAL